In Klebsiella aerogenes, the DNA window CTGCGCATCGACAACGTCACGGCGTCTTTACCATCGCGGAAAGAGATATCCGCCGACTGCTTCGCCAGATCCGCCGCCTTACTCTGCAAATCCAGCACCGCGCCGCCAGTATCCGAGGGGAAACCCACCAGATCCAGGGTTGTCGCTTTCAGGTCGAGGATCACCGGCGGGGCGTGCGCTGGCGCCTCTTCCGCCCCGGCGGCGGAGCACAGCGCCAGGCCGCTGGCGAACAGGAGTTTGTGCAGGCCGCTCATCGCTTAACGATCCGTAATGGCGATGGGCCCGAGCGGCTCAACGTTTTCGATGGTCAAATAAACCTCCTTGACGTCCTTCGGCGGCGCCGGGAAGCTGCCGTACCACGAACCAACGTACGGCACGCCGGTGCGCGAACTAAACATCACGCTGTTCGGCGCCAGCGGGACACCGTTCGAGTCGGTCAGCAACAGGTATTTCTTGTTGTCCACCAACAGGTAGAAAGATTTGGCAAGATCCTCTTTATCGATCCCGGTATACAAGGATTGACCCGTCAGGTTATCCGCGAGGCCTTTAAAACGTACTTTGACGGTCAGGATGTCGCCATGGCGCATCGCTTCCACCACCTGCGCTTCCGCCGTCCCCGAACTTACCATACCGGTGGCCAGCGGCGTGGCAGACGGCTCCTCTGCCAGCGCGACGCCCGGGACAACCAGCGCGGTCAACAGACAGGAGGCAACGAAGTTTTTCATTCGCTTCATGTTGAGGTCCTTATTCTGTAGGCGCTGCCTATGTGATTGTATATTTTCAATGACATAGAAAAGTCGCCGGGAGAGTAATGCCCCCGAAGTATAGTAAAACGTCTCGCTATCACCCTTGCAGCGGGCAAAAACGTAAGCGGGATCACGTTTACCGATTTAGCTTTCCTCTACTGCTCTGCATCGTCTTGTTCATCCTTAAAAAGAGAGAACCATTCAAATAGTGCAATATTCTACGAAATAACTGATAACCAGAAATATCATTATTAAAAAATGAACAATTCCAAATGATAAATATTATTACTGTCTAAAAACCAACATTAAAAAACCATAACAACATCATTCGGAAACCCCGTACGTCAGTACCTTATTTGTCGCGCTGATTTCACTGGTTTCCGGCCTCTACTTCTATGGCGACATTGATAACCTCAGCCGACTGGTGAACTTTGGCGCATTGATGGGTTTCCTGGTGCTACACGTGGCGGTGATCAACCACTACCTGATCCGATAAAAGTCGCGCAACCTGGTGATGCACCTGCTCTTCCCGGTGATTGGGTTGTGCATTATCGACCTTGTTATTTATGAGATGGATATTGAAGCTAAAGTGCCTGGCCTGGCCTGAGCTGGCTGGCTGTCGGGGTGGTGTATTACGCCATCATGCGGCTGGTGCTTAAGCGCCACCCCGGGGTATTTCCCCGCTCGCGCTGCGCTTAGCGGGGCTACGGTTTCCCCTTCGTCTGCGGGCCGGTAGCCCGGACAAGACGCGTCAAGCGCCACCCCGGGGGATTTCCCCGCTCGCGCTGCGCTTAGCGGGGCTACGGCTTCCCCTTCGTCTGCGGGCCGGTAGCCCGGGCAAGGCGCATCAAGCGCCGCCTCCGGGGTATTTCTCCGCTCGCACTGCGCTTAGCGGGGCTACGGTTTCCCCTTCATCTGCGGGCCGGTAGCCCGGACAAGGCGCGTCAAGCGCCACCTCCGGAGTATTTCCCCGCTCGCGCTGCGCTTAGCGGGGCTACGGCTTCCCCTTCGTCTGCAGGCCGGTAGCCCGGACAAGGCGCGTCAAGCGCCGCCTCCGGGGTATTTCCCCGCTCGCGCTGCGCTTAGCGGGGCTACGGCTTCCCCTTCGTCTGCGGGCCGGTAGCCCGGACAAAGCGCGTCAAGCGCCGCCCCCGGGGTATTTCCCCGCTCGCGCTGCGCTTACCGGGGCTACGGTTTCCCCTTCGTCTGCGGGCCGGTAGCCCGGACAAGGCGCGTCAAGCGCCGCCTCCGGGGTATTTCCCCGCTCGCGCTGCGCTTAGCGGGGCTACGGCTTCCCCTTTGTCTGCGGGCCGGTAGCCCGGACAAGGCGCGTCAAGCGCCGCCTCCGGGGTATTTCCCCGCTCGCGCTGCGCTTAGCGGGGCTACGGCTTCCCCTTCGTCTGCGGGCCGGTAGCCCGTTAAGACCGCGCAACTTCGCCCCCGGTCTCTTTCTGACGCCGCGTAATAGTGTATGTTCTCAACTATCGACATTGAACAACCCGGTAACGAGATGAGACGTATTGAGGTAGTACTGCGGGAACTGGAGCGGCTGAGCCAGGCCGTCACGCTGGACGATTTAGCCAAGGGATCGAACGCCTTCACCGCAGAGCAAATCGGCTTTAACCTCGGGCTGGCGCGCAACTCGGTGAGTAAAGATCTCAATCAGCTGTGGAGTGATGGGCTGGTTATCAAAACCCGCGGTCGCCCGGTGTACTTTTTACACCGCCGGACGACGGAAACGCTGCTCGACCGCACGCTGACGGAAAACGAACGCGAACCGACGGCCCTCGCCGATCTCCTGCCGTTGCAGGATAGCGATAAGGTTGCCGATCCGTTCGCCATGCTGATCGGCCACGATCGCAGCCTGCATGATGCCGTCGAAAAAGGGAAAGCCGCGGTGCTGTATCCCCACGGCCTGCACGTCCTGCTGACCGGCCCCTCCGGGGTCGGTAAAACCTTTTTTGCCGAACTGATGCACCGCTACGCCTGTGGACACGCCGGGGACAAACTACCGCCGCTGGTCTACTTCAACTGCGCCGAATACGCCAACAACCCGGAGCTACTATCATCGCATCTCTTTGGCCATCGCCAGGGGGCGTTTACCGGCGCGACGGAAAACAAAGCCGGGCTGATCGAGCAGGCCGACGGCGGCTATCTGCTGCTGGATGAGGTGCATCGTCTGCCCTATGAGGGACAGGAAAAACTCTTCTCGCTGCTGGATAAAGGCGAATATCGCCCGCTCGGCGCCAGCGGCCCGGCGCGCAATATCGCCGTACGCCTGATCTGCGCCACCACCGAGCCCGTCAGTTCATCGCTGTTACGCACCTTCCAACGGCGAATTCAGGTCGCCATCGATTTGCCCGGCATTCGCCAGCGTTCGCTGGAAGAGCAGATCGAACTGATCATCGGCTTTTTACAACGCGAAAGCCGCAAGATCGAACGCACGGTGAGTATCGATAAAACCCTGCTGCTATGGCTGCTGAATAAGCCGCTGGAAGGCAATATCGGCCAGCTCAAAAGCGACATCCAGTTTTTATGCGCCCAGGCGTGGGCATCGGGGATGGCGGCGAATCACGAAATGTTGCTGCTGGATAGTAAACTGGCGGAGGGGCCCATCAACGCCACGCCCGAGCAGCGGCAGTTGGTCGATGCGCTGTTTAACGGCAGAACTCTGCTGAGTATCGATGCCCGCACCCTGCCGCAGTTGAAAAGCTCCGCGGCCGATGATGGCGGCGTTGAGGAGAGCGATCTGTTCTACAGCTTCCTGACCCGCGAATACGTCAACCTGCGCAACAGCAACGTACCGCCCGCCGAAACGCTGGCGATCCTTAAAAACAAGCTCAGCTCGATTTTTGAATACGGCCTCTATAGCCGTGACAACGCCAGCCACGCCCCGCGTTACGGCGATCAAATTGAAGAGCGCGTGACCCTGTTGATCGGCTACGTCGAGCAGGTGCTCGGCTTCGCTCTGCCGGAAAACCTGGTCAATCCGCTGCGTAAACATTTCCTCGCCTTAATCAGCTATGTGCAGCGGGGTCTGATCCCGCAGCTTTACTCCTCCAGCCTGATCCTCGATCGCTGCAAAGATGAGTACGATAACGCGACGCTGCTGTGCAAGAAGATCAACGATCTGCTGCATATTCAGTGCCCGGCCACTGAAGTCGTCTGGCTGTGCCTGTTCCTCAAAGAGTGTCGCCATTACCGCCAGCGCATCAGCGCCAGCCCGGACTGCGGGGCGATCCTCATTGCCCATGGCGCCACCACGGCCACCAGCATGGCGCAGTACGTCAACCGGGTGCTGGAACGCGATCTGTTCAGCGCCATCGACATGCCGTTTGAACAATCGGTACACGACACCCTGGACAAGTTGATCCAACTGATCCACAGCAAACGCTGGCAGCGGCTGATCCTGATGGTCGACATCGGATCGTTGGTGCATTTCGGTAGCACCATCAGCAAACTGTTCCAGATTGATGTTCTGCTGATGCCGAATATCACGCTGACCAGCCTGCTGGAGATCGGTCTCGATCTCAGCTACGAAACCGGCGATCTGCCGCGGCTGGCGGCCTTAATGCAGGAGAAAGGCATCGCCAGCCAGCTGTGTACGCCGCAGCAGGAAAACGCCGGCAAGGTGCTGGTGATCTCCTGCATCACCGGCATGGGCACGGCGGAGAAAATCAAAAAAGTGCTGGAAGAGAGCTTCGGTGAACTGATGTCGCAGGATACCCGTATGGTGATCCTCGATTACAACGAAGTTCGCAGTCCCGAGCGCGTACAGCAGGCGATCAGAGCGCATGAGCGGCTGGCGGGGATTGTCGGCACCTTCCAGCCGGGGCTGCCCGATATCCCGTTTATCTCGCTGGAAGAGTTGTTTTCCGAACAGGGGCCGGAACTGGTGCTCAGCCTGCTGACTCCCGATCTGTCCAGCAGCGAACGACGTCTGGAAATGGAGCGCAGCGCCTCCCGGTTTATCAGCGCCCTGACCATGGAAAGCATTATTAACCATATTTCGGTGCTCAACCCGCAGCGCATATTAAAAGAGATGGAAGGGATCCTGAACCAGCTCAGAACCTCGCTAGCCATCACGCCTAACCGCCAGGTGACACTACGCTTCCTGATCCACTGCTGCTGTATGGTCGAGCGTATCGTGATTAACCGTAAACCGTTACAGATGGCGCTGGAAACGCGGCCCGATATGGACACTCAGGCGTTTAGTGTCATCAAATCGGCCTTCCATCCGGTTGAGGAAGCCTACGCCATCCGCTTATCTGATGCCGAGTACATTTATATCTACGAATTATTATTTAGTTAATACCTGTCCTGGCGCGGCTTCACGGCCCGCCATCCCCCTTCCCTCCGGTAGATGACACAAATTGTGGCACGCGCTTTGCTCTTATTAGTGCGTCAACGATTCGGCGCCAGGAGGCCACTTTGTCATCCACTGAACCTACATCCCCGTTACCCCAGATCCTGCTGCTTACGCACGGCGGCTGGGGCACGCAACTTTGCGACAGCCTACGCATGGTGACCGGCGAAATCGTCGGCGTCAGCGAAATCGCCCTCATGCCGGTCGATACCCTCGGCGAGTTTTATCAGCGCGTTGAAGAGGCGGTAAAGGCGATGCCAGCAGGCTCGCTGATTTTGACCGATTTTCTTGGCGGCACCACCTCCAACGTCGCCGCGCGCCTGAGCGCGGATTATCCCATCGCCGTCGTCTGCGGGCTCAACGCCTCGCTGCTGCTGGAAGCGCTGGATCGGCGCGAACAGGGCCCGCTCACCGGTTGTGTTAATGAGCTGGTCGAGGCCGGACGCAGCAGCTGCCGCGACGTCGTCGCCCACGTGAACCAGTTAAACCCTTAAGGAGCCCATCATGGCAAAAATCGTTTTATGTCGTATCGATAGCCGTCTGATCCACGGCCAGGTTGTCACCAAATGGGTCGGTCAGTCGCAGGCCAACCGCATCGCCGTGGTCAGCGACGAGCTGGATGCCGATCCGTTTATGAAGAACATCTATTTAATGGCCGCGCCGCCGAACATCAAAGTCGACTGCTACGGCAACGCCAGCTTCGCCGCCGCCTGGAAAGAGAATCAGCTTGGCGATGGCAACGTGCTGGTGCTGTTCCCGTCGTTGTCAGCCATTCAGGAAGCCGTTCAGTTGGGCTTTGACGTACAGACGATTCAGGTCGGCGGACTGGGCGGTGGGCCAAACCGTAAAGCGGTTTTCCAGAATATCACTCTCGATGAAAAAGACGTCGGCATCCTCGGCGAGCTGAAAAATAGCGGCATTCAGGTGTTCTTCCAGACGATCCCGGAAGATAAGCCACAGTCACTGGACGACATACTGAAAAAATTCTAACCAGTTGATCAAAAGGTAAAAAAACTATGGATACCTTACTCTTTGCGAGCCTGATGGGGTTGTATTACTGGTTCGCCCGATTACGTTTAGGCTATACCTTCTCCGCCATGTTGCTGCAGCCCGTGGTGATCGCAGTTTTCGTCGGTCTGCTGCTGGGCGATATGAAAACCGCGATGATCATCGGCGCGGGTATGCAGTTGGTCTACCTTGGGGTGACCTCCACGCCGGGCGGCAACGTGCCGTCGGATCCGGCGCTGGCCGCCTGCATCGCCATTCCGATCGCCGTGAAGGCCGGTATGGAACCCAACCTGGCGATCGCGCTGGCGATTCCGTTTGGCGTCATCGGGGTATTCCTCGATCAGTTGCGCCGCACGCTCAACGCCGCGTGGGTGCATATGGCCGACAAACACGCCGAAAGCGCCAATATGGCGGGCATCATGCGTTGCGCCTTTATCTACCCGGCGCTGCTGGGGTTGGTACTGCGCTTCCCGGTGGTCTTCGCCGCCAACTACTTCGGACAAAGCGTCGTTGAGAAATTCCTCAAGTTGATGCCGCACTGGCTGACCCACTCCTTTGAAATTATGGGCGGTATTCTGCCGGCGCTGGGCTTTGCTATCACCATCATGGTGATCGGCAAAAAAAGCTTGCTGCCGTGGTTTATCGGCGGATTTTTCGCGGTGCTCTACCTGAAGGTGGACATCATGGCGATGGCGATTTTCGGTACCTGCGTCGCCTTCCTGATTAAAGGCCTGGCCAAAAATGAAGGAGCTGCATGATGAGTAGCGATGTAATGGAACATGAACTGGTTGAACGCGCCCGCGAAAGCCGGACGCTGAGCAAAGCCGACATTACCAAAGCCTGGCTGATTTACTGGCTGGGGGCGGAAGTCTCCAGTTCATACGAACGTCTGCAGAGCCTGATTTTCTGCGCCTCGATGACGCCGATCATCAAAAAGCTGTACCCGGAAAAAGAAGAGCAGGCCGAGGCCCTCAAACGCCACCTTAACTTCTTTAACTCGGAACAGACTTTCGGTTCGGTTATTCAGGGTATCTCCATTGCGATGGAAGAGCAGAAAACTCGCGGCGAGCCAATCAGCGACGCCTCTATCACCGGGATAAAAACCGGCCTGATGGGACCGCTGGCCGGGATGGGCGACTCGATTATCTGGGCTGCGGTGATGCCGCTGCTGATTGCGATTTTCATCCCCTTCGCCGCCAGCGGCAGCGCGTTCGGTGGCATCGCCCCGCTGATCCTCTACCCGGCGATCACCATGGCAATAAGCTACGGGCTGGTACATAAGGGCTACACCCTGGGCCGCGACTCCATTATCGGCCTGCTGCAAGGGGGGCGAATTAAAGAGCTGATCTACGGCGCCAACGTGCTGGGTTTGATCATGATGGGCGCGCTGTCGGCAAGCTACGTCAAAATCACCACCCCGCTGAAAATCAGCGCACTGAAAGGCTCGGAAGTGGTGGTGCAGCAGATCCTCGACTCAATTGCCCCCGGCCTGCTGCC includes these proteins:
- the dagR gene encoding transcriptional regulator DagR → MRRIEVVLRELERLSQAVTLDDLAKGSNAFTAEQIGFNLGLARNSVSKDLNQLWSDGLVIKTRGRPVYFLHRRTTETLLDRTLTENEREPTALADLLPLQDSDKVADPFAMLIGHDRSLHDAVEKGKAAVLYPHGLHVLLTGPSGVGKTFFAELMHRYACGHAGDKLPPLVYFNCAEYANNPELLSSHLFGHRQGAFTGATENKAGLIEQADGGYLLLDEVHRLPYEGQEKLFSLLDKGEYRPLGASGPARNIAVRLICATTEPVSSSLLRTFQRRIQVAIDLPGIRQRSLEEQIELIIGFLQRESRKIERTVSIDKTLLLWLLNKPLEGNIGQLKSDIQFLCAQAWASGMAANHEMLLLDSKLAEGPINATPEQRQLVDALFNGRTLLSIDARTLPQLKSSAADDGGVEESDLFYSFLTREYVNLRNSNVPPAETLAILKNKLSSIFEYGLYSRDNASHAPRYGDQIEERVTLLIGYVEQVLGFALPENLVNPLRKHFLALISYVQRGLIPQLYSSSLILDRCKDEYDNATLLCKKINDLLHIQCPATEVVWLCLFLKECRHYRQRISASPDCGAILIAHGATTATSMAQYVNRVLERDLFSAIDMPFEQSVHDTLDKLIQLIHSKRWQRLILMVDIGSLVHFGSTISKLFQIDVLLMPNITLTSLLEIGLDLSYETGDLPRLAALMQEKGIASQLCTPQQENAGKVLVISCITGMGTAEKIKKVLEESFGELMSQDTRMVILDYNEVRSPERVQQAIRAHERLAGIVGTFQPGLPDIPFISLEELFSEQGPELVLSLLTPDLSSSERRLEMERSASRFISALTMESIINHISVLNPQRILKEMEGILNQLRTSLAITPNRQVTLRFLIHCCCMVERIVINRKPLQMALETRPDMDTQAFSVIKSAFHPVEEAYAIRLSDAEYIYIYELLFS
- a CDS encoding PTS sugar transporter subunit IIA, with the protein product MSSTEPTSPLPQILLLTHGGWGTQLCDSLRMVTGEIVGVSEIALMPVDTLGEFYQRVEEAVKAMPAGSLILTDFLGGTTSNVAARLSADYPIAVVCGLNASLLLEALDRREQGPLTGCVNELVEAGRSSCRDVVAHVNQLNP
- a CDS encoding PTS system mannose/fructose/sorbose family transporter subunit IID, with the protein product MMSSDVMEHELVERARESRTLSKADITKAWLIYWLGAEVSSSYERLQSLIFCASMTPIIKKLYPEKEEQAEALKRHLNFFNSEQTFGSVIQGISIAMEEQKTRGEPISDASITGIKTGLMGPLAGMGDSIIWAAVMPLLIAIFIPFAASGSAFGGIAPLILYPAITMAISYGLVHKGYTLGRDSIIGLLQGGRIKELIYGANVLGLIMMGALSASYVKITTPLKISALKGSEVVVQQILDSIAPGLLPLAAVFAIYFYLLKKGPRYTTILLSIVAISIVCSLLGVL
- a CDS encoding PTS system mannose/fructose/N-acetylgalactosamine-transporter subunit IIB yields the protein MAKIVLCRIDSRLIHGQVVTKWVGQSQANRIAVVSDELDADPFMKNIYLMAAPPNIKVDCYGNASFAAAWKENQLGDGNVLVLFPSLSAIQEAVQLGFDVQTIQVGGLGGGPNRKAVFQNITLDEKDVGILGELKNSGIQVFFQTIPEDKPQSLDDILKKF
- a CDS encoding PTS sugar transporter subunit IIC → MDTLLFASLMGLYYWFARLRLGYTFSAMLLQPVVIAVFVGLLLGDMKTAMIIGAGMQLVYLGVTSTPGGNVPSDPALAACIAIPIAVKAGMEPNLAIALAIPFGVIGVFLDQLRRTLNAAWVHMADKHAESANMAGIMRCAFIYPALLGLVLRFPVVFAANYFGQSVVEKFLKLMPHWLTHSFEIMGGILPALGFAITIMVIGKKSLLPWFIGGFFAVLYLKVDIMAMAIFGTCVAFLIKGLAKNEGAA